A part of Halobacillus shinanisalinarum genomic DNA contains:
- a CDS encoding DUF3231 family protein, which translates to MEQGKQRRLTATEISQIWAQYMNDSGSICMLTYFLEKAEDAEIKPVIAHALEISQSHIQKVTSILTEEKNKLPHGFKLEEDVDLTAPRLFSDTYVLNFIHNMAKIGLTAYSVSLSVAIRADITDFYMECLSETQQLYKMSKDLLLSKGLYTRPPFFPNIGQFEYVETKGFFLDFFGEKRPLQALEVTNLYTNFQRNALGAATVAGFSQVAQTKDATQFFLKLIDVAKRQTKTFGAKLEESNLPVPLSWGSDLTESTAYTFSDKLMMYYTSQLIALSIGYYGTAIAQSPRVDLAVMYNKLSLEVQKLSEKGANIMINNKWMEQPPMAPDRIELAKRNNS; encoded by the coding sequence GTGGAACAGGGAAAACAGAGAAGGCTGACAGCCACAGAAATATCTCAAATTTGGGCTCAGTATATGAATGATAGTGGCAGCATTTGTATGCTAACATACTTTTTAGAAAAGGCTGAGGATGCTGAAATAAAGCCTGTAATTGCTCATGCTTTAGAGATATCTCAATCTCATATACAAAAAGTAACTTCAATACTTACTGAGGAAAAGAATAAATTACCTCATGGATTTAAGTTGGAGGAGGATGTTGATTTAACAGCTCCCAGACTTTTTTCTGATACCTACGTGTTAAACTTTATACACAATATGGCTAAAATTGGACTTACTGCTTATTCAGTTAGTTTATCTGTAGCTATAAGAGCTGATATTACAGACTTTTATATGGAATGTCTTTCTGAGACACAACAGTTATATAAGATGTCAAAGGACTTACTTTTATCAAAAGGTCTATATACAAGACCTCCTTTCTTTCCAAATATAGGGCAATTTGAATATGTAGAAACAAAAGGATTCTTTTTAGATTTCTTTGGAGAAAAAAGACCTTTACAGGCTTTAGAGGTAACTAATCTTTACACTAATTTTCAAAGGAATGCTTTAGGAGCAGCTACTGTAGCTGGATTTAGTCAGGTTGCACAAACAAAGGATGCAACACAATTCTTTTTAAAACTTATAGATGTTGCAAAAAGGCAGACTAAAACATTTGGGGCAAAATTAGAGGAAAGCAATCTCCCTGTTCCATTGTCTTGGGGTTCAGATTTAACAGAAAGTACAGCCTATACCTTTTCAGATAAACTCATGATGTACTATACATCTCAATTAATTGCTTTAAGCATTGGTTATTATGGTACAGCAATAGCTCAAAGTCCTAGAGTGGATTTAGCTGTAATGTATAACAAGTTATCATTAGAGGTACAAAAACTTTCTGAGAAAGGAGCCAATATAATGATAAACAATAAATGGATGGAACAGCCTCCTATGGCTCCTGACAGAATTGAGTTAGCCAAAAGAAATAATTCATAA
- a CDS encoding DUF2254 domain-containing protein — MKNRKKLQAKIKKYKNMSKREKWHQIYSNLWVTPIIYAGLSLLLFVVTVWADLKMEFGNMIPSVLSAGFQLTSTILSTLTTGLLSLTSFTFYGMLTALTTFAVQFSPRILKNFMMTKVTQRTLGIFNGSFLYVLLCLLFLNGETASQYSLIPVTATLLTVLSLAAFAVFINHIVTWLQVSNMTGDMKRESVDIIENSLLSELEPYRVEDAKMINGQLPESEGHQIAIDQSGYLQTVDFVPLIEAACKDDLIIRLEYKVGNFVFGSTPLLTYWKKKETTTINEFNYKNMFHIGKSQTEIQDIEYSINKFVEIAIRALGNDDPKTASSTIYEIGDLLIHISQKAKFTPYLTDKDYNLRLILQNLDFDDYLYIGFASIRHYARENVVITVEFLKVLDAIAQGVSKRDHQAVWDFATYTASGFKYEYMHHLDNRKFYSALFNIAKTTGYEENYKNLTKKISKHSEVSFKE, encoded by the coding sequence GTGAAGAATCGAAAAAAACTCCAAGCAAAAATTAAAAAATATAAAAATATGTCTAAAAGAGAGAAATGGCACCAGATTTACTCTAACCTCTGGGTGACACCCATCATTTATGCAGGATTATCCCTGCTGCTCTTTGTCGTAACTGTATGGGCAGACCTGAAGATGGAGTTTGGCAACATGATCCCTTCTGTTCTGAGTGCAGGTTTTCAATTGACCAGTACCATATTAAGCACACTGACAACTGGGCTTTTATCCTTAACGTCCTTCACCTTTTATGGAATGTTAACAGCTTTGACTACTTTCGCTGTTCAATTTTCACCGAGAATACTAAAGAATTTTATGATGACCAAAGTGACACAGCGAACACTGGGGATTTTTAACGGGAGCTTCCTGTATGTATTGCTCTGTCTACTGTTCCTTAACGGCGAAACAGCTTCCCAATATTCTTTGATCCCGGTTACAGCCACATTACTGACTGTATTATCTTTAGCAGCTTTTGCTGTATTTATTAACCACATTGTCACTTGGCTGCAAGTGTCGAATATGACTGGGGATATGAAAAGGGAATCCGTTGATATTATTGAGAATTCCTTACTTAGTGAGCTTGAGCCTTACAGGGTAGAGGACGCCAAAATGATCAATGGTCAACTTCCAGAATCCGAGGGACACCAAATAGCCATTGATCAGTCGGGCTATTTACAAACCGTTGATTTTGTTCCATTGATTGAGGCAGCTTGTAAGGATGATCTCATTATACGGTTAGAATACAAAGTAGGGAATTTCGTCTTCGGCTCGACACCCTTGTTAACGTATTGGAAGAAGAAAGAGACCACGACCATCAATGAATTTAACTATAAAAACATGTTTCATATCGGCAAGAGCCAAACAGAAATTCAGGATATTGAATACAGTATTAATAAATTTGTTGAAATTGCAATTCGTGCCCTGGGGAATGATGATCCCAAAACAGCCTCAAGTACTATTTATGAGATTGGAGATTTACTTATACACATTTCTCAGAAGGCGAAGTTCACACCCTATTTAACGGATAAAGATTATAACCTTCGTCTTATATTACAGAATCTCGACTTTGACGATTATTTATATATTGGATTCGCTTCTATACGTCATTATGCTAGGGAAAATGTGGTCATTACTGTTGAATTTTTAAAAGTATTAGATGCAATTGCTCAAGGAGTGAGCAAACGAGACCACCAAGCTGTCTGGGATTTTGCCACATATACAGCCAGTGGATTCAAATATGAATATATGCATCACCTAGATAATAGGAAGTTTTATAGCGCGCTTTTTAATATCGCAAAAACAACGGGATATGAGGAAAATTACAAGAACCTTACTAAAAAAATATCAAAGCATTCAGAAGTCTCGTTTAAAGAATAA
- a CDS encoding cation:proton antiporter, with protein sequence MATTPIMILLFIGYIIFTIDKKKENFPVPLILIVVGIGLSFIPYFSSIEVTKDMIYHVFLPGLLFTSAYRFSPNALKRNAGIISFLATIGIMLTVLFLGWTIYVVSGLFVSLSLVGSMLIAAMLTPTDPVSIVSILKKSSGDEMMADVVEGESLINDGTSIVIFTVILSIFLHDKTFSIRSFLGEFLFVSIGGMLIGLVFGWLFSKAIHITHHKEYQVMLSIVLAYGIFNTAEHFGVSGVLATVFAGIMLSFEFNRSLQEDHFRESLDGFWSVVEISILSLLFLLIGVESTSYLAFDYWVLASLIFVASLLVRFLIIAGATQTFPVWRHTINWRESLLLSWSGLKGSMSVFLILNLQAQEAQGTELILSLTFAAVLLSLVVQSIGIHPLSKKLLNRG encoded by the coding sequence ATGGCGACAACACCAATCATGATTTTATTGTTTATCGGCTACATCATTTTCACCATTGATAAAAAGAAAGAGAATTTCCCTGTGCCACTTATATTGATCGTTGTCGGTATTGGGCTCTCCTTTATCCCCTATTTTTCTTCCATTGAAGTTACTAAAGACATGATTTATCATGTCTTTCTACCGGGCTTGCTTTTTACTTCAGCCTATCGGTTTTCTCCCAACGCCCTTAAAAGGAATGCCGGGATTATAAGCTTCTTGGCTACCATAGGAATCATGCTCACGGTCCTTTTCTTAGGTTGGACAATCTATGTCGTGAGCGGTCTTTTTGTATCACTATCATTGGTTGGGTCTATGTTAATTGCAGCTATGCTTACCCCAACAGACCCTGTTTCCATCGTTTCCATTCTTAAGAAATCTTCCGGAGACGAGATGATGGCTGATGTAGTAGAAGGTGAATCCCTGATTAACGATGGAACAAGTATCGTCATATTCACAGTGATTTTAAGTATATTTCTTCATGATAAGACTTTTTCTATTCGTTCTTTCCTAGGTGAATTTTTATTTGTATCTATCGGAGGAATGCTTATCGGGTTAGTATTTGGGTGGCTGTTTAGTAAGGCTATACACATTACCCATCACAAAGAATACCAAGTGATGCTAAGTATTGTTCTTGCTTATGGAATTTTTAATACTGCAGAGCATTTCGGTGTGTCCGGGGTATTGGCCACCGTTTTTGCTGGCATCATGCTTTCATTTGAATTTAACCGCTCCCTACAAGAAGACCATTTCCGTGAATCACTGGACGGTTTCTGGAGCGTTGTAGAGATCTCTATATTATCTTTATTATTTTTACTCATTGGGGTTGAATCTACCAGCTATCTTGCATTTGATTATTGGGTACTGGCCTCCCTAATATTTGTCGCATCTTTATTGGTAAGATTTCTTATTATTGCCGGTGCGACTCAGACCTTTCCAGTGTGGAGACACACAATCAACTGGAGAGAATCCCTCCTTCTTAGCTGGTCAGGATTGAAAGGATCTATGTCTGTCTTCTTGATCTTAAATCTTCAGGCACAAGAAGCACAAGGCACTGAATTAATACTCTCTCTGACATTTGCTGCTGTCTTGCTCTCTTTAGTCGTTCAAAGTATAGGAATACACCCTTTGTCAAAAAAATTACTAAATCGTGGCTGA
- a CDS encoding YegP family protein: MSHFEIQKSSDGQFFFLLKAGNGEIIVTSELYTSKQSCNNGIESLKTTPTEAEVRELT; this comes from the coding sequence ATGAGTCATTTTGAAATACAGAAGTCAAGTGATGGACAATTCTTCTTTTTATTAAAAGCAGGAAATGGCGAGATTATTGTGACAAGCGAGTTGTACACCTCGAAGCAGAGCTGTAATAATGGGATAGAGAGTTTAAAAACAACTCCAACAGAGGCAGAAGTTCGAGAATTAACTTAA
- a CDS encoding DUF3231 family protein encodes MDQEEQGKQIRLTSTEIGQLWAQYMNDSASICMLSYFLEKAEDEEIKPMIAHALELSQAHVNNITAILTEEKNKLPHGFKMEEDVDLTAPRLFSDSYVLNFIQNMAKIGLTTYSASLSVAIRADITDFYMECLSETMQLYKMSKDLLLSKGLYTRPPFFPNLEELEYVETKGFILDLFGEKRPLQALEVTNLYSNFQRNALGAATVAGFSQVSKSKDATQFFLKLIGIAKKHAKAFGAKLEESNLPTPLSWGSDVTKSTDYTFSDKLMMFYTSQLISLSIGYYGTAIAQSPRMDLGTMYNKLVLEIQKISVNGANIMIKNKWMEQPPMAPDRIGLAKKNK; translated from the coding sequence ATGGACCAGGAAGAACAGGGAAAACAGATAAGGCTGACATCTACAGAAATAGGCCAACTTTGGGCTCAGTACATGAATGATAGTGCAAGCATCTGTATGTTGAGTTATTTCTTAGAAAAGGCTGAGGATGAAGAGATAAAGCCTATGATTGCTCATGCCTTAGAGTTATCTCAAGCTCATGTAAATAATATAACAGCAATACTTACTGAAGAAAAGAACAAATTGCCTCATGGCTTTAAGATGGAGGAGGATGTTGATTTAACAGCACCTAGACTCTTCTCTGACAGCTATGTTTTAAATTTTATACAAAACATGGCTAAAATTGGACTTACTACTTATTCAGCTAGTTTATCTGTAGCTATAAGAGCTGATATTACAGACTTTTATATGGAATGTCTTTCTGAGACAATGCAACTGTACAAGATGTCAAAGGACTTACTGTTGTCAAAAGGCCTATACACAAGACCTCCTTTCTTTCCTAATTTAGAGGAGCTTGAATATGTGGAAACAAAAGGGTTTATTTTAGATTTGTTTGGAGAAAAAAGACCTTTACAAGCATTAGAAGTAACTAACCTCTACTCCAATTTTCAAAGGAATGCTTTAGGAGCAGCTACAGTAGCTGGATTTAGTCAGGTATCAAAGTCAAAGGATGCAACTCAATTCTTTCTAAAACTTATAGGAATTGCAAAAAAACATGCTAAAGCATTTGGAGCAAAATTAGAGGAAAGCAATCTCCCTACTCCATTGTCTTGGGGTTCAGATGTAACAAAAAGCACGGATTATACATTTTCAGATAAGCTCATGATGTTCTATACATCTCAATTAATTTCTTTAAGTATTGGATATTATGGTACAGCCATAGCTCAAAGCCCTAGGATGGATTTAGGAACAATGTATAATAAATTGGTACTAGAAATACAGAAAATTTCTGTTAATGGAGCTAACATTATGATAAAAAATAAATGGATGGAACAACCTCCTATGGCTCCTGACAGAATAGGATTAGCGAAGAAGAATAAATAA
- a CDS encoding site-2 protease family protein: MILGIYNKLNKLFGMEVFSIFTLSDIPMFFVNFFLILPIVTLVHEAGHVLVARLFGGKIKFCIGTGETLLNIGSLEVKKKYFMEGLCQYEKLTYNKTWAHVSIYLAGSIFNLVVILIVNSLIFADILPKSLFFNQFVYFSFYFIFFSLMPFKNDGGKPSDGMAAYEVIKYGKAKDPID; this comes from the coding sequence GTGATTCTGGGTATTTATAATAAACTCAACAAATTATTTGGTATGGAGGTTTTTTCAATATTTACTTTAAGTGACATTCCGATGTTTTTTGTTAATTTTTTCTTAATTTTACCGATTGTAACACTTGTGCATGAGGCTGGACATGTTTTGGTGGCAAGATTATTTGGAGGGAAAATTAAATTTTGTATAGGTACAGGTGAAACCCTTTTAAATATAGGTTCATTAGAAGTGAAAAAGAAATATTTTATGGAAGGATTATGTCAGTATGAAAAACTCACTTACAATAAAACGTGGGCTCATGTTTCTATTTATTTAGCCGGTAGTATATTTAATCTGGTCGTAATTTTAATAGTAAACTCTTTAATATTTGCTGATATCCTTCCTAAGAGCTTGTTCTTTAATCAATTTGTTTATTTCTCATTTTATTTTATATTCTTTTCTTTAATGCCATTTAAGAATGACGGTGGGAAGCCCAGTGATGGCATGGCAGCCTATGAAGTAATTAAATATGGAAAAGCAAAAGATCCGATTGACTAG
- a CDS encoding DUF4181 domain-containing protein has protein sequence MKRKGLLDEDRKRLYIVLESLIYILIIGYIFFMNVNFWSVMPPPMFLLFSAIFLLRGIEELKEDKESMAYYYEWFLASFILIMFIISFVNELLKL, from the coding sequence ATTAAACGTAAGGGGTTATTAGACGAGGACAGGAAAAGACTATACATAGTACTTGAATCTTTAATCTATATACTTATTATTGGATACATTTTTTTCATGAACGTAAACTTTTGGAGTGTAATGCCTCCCCCAATGTTTTTACTATTTAGCGCAATATTTTTATTAAGAGGTATCGAAGAATTGAAGGAAGACAAGGAGTCAATGGCTTACTATTACGAATGGTTTTTAGCTTCATTCATTTTAATTATGTTTATAATTAGCTTCGTGAATGAATTATTGAAATTATAG
- a CDS encoding DUF2254 domain-containing protein: MNKREGLSSKIQKYRNMSKREKWHQIYSNLWVTPIMYAGLFLLLFALTVWGDLKMEFGDMMPSILSASYKLTETILSTLTAGLLSLNAFTFYGVLTALTTFAGQFSPRILKNFMMTKVTQRTLGIFNGSFLYVLLCLLFLNGETVSQYTLIPVTATFLTALCLGSFAIFINHIVNWLQVSNMEEDMKRESIDIIDNSLLSELDPYRVEEEGTINGQLPEYQGHQISIDDSGYLQTIDFVPLIEEACKDDLIIRLEYKVGNFVFGSTPLLTYWKKEGNTTIDEFKYNNMFHIGDGQTEIQDIEFSINKFVEIAIRALGNDDPTTATGTIYEIGDLLINISQKAKFTPYLTDKDSNLRLILQNLKFDDYLYIGFASTRHYARDNVVITIELLKVLNAIAQGVSKRDYPHVWDFAVYTASGFEYEYMHHLDNGKFYNALFNIAKTTGHEEDYRNLTEKTPRKANEVESLVMS, from the coding sequence ATGAACAAAAGAGAAGGGCTTTCTTCAAAAATTCAAAAATATAGAAATATGTCAAAAAGAGAAAAATGGCACCAGATTTACTCTAATCTTTGGGTAACGCCGATTATGTATGCAGGGTTATTTTTATTGCTTTTTGCCTTAACCGTGTGGGGCGACCTGAAGATGGAGTTTGGCGACATGATGCCTTCTATTTTGAGTGCAAGTTATAAATTGACCGAAACCATTTTAAGTACCTTAACGGCGGGACTTTTATCATTAAACGCCTTTACCTTTTATGGTGTATTAACAGCTTTAACTACTTTCGCTGGTCAATTTTCCCCGAGAATACTAAAGAATTTCATGATGACCAAGGTGACCCAGCGAACACTAGGGATTTTTAACGGGAGCTTCCTATATGTATTGCTTTGTCTATTATTTCTTAACGGGGAAACAGTCTCCCAATATACCTTGATCCCAGTCACAGCCACATTTTTGACAGCTTTATGTTTAGGGAGTTTTGCTATTTTTATTAATCACATCGTCAATTGGCTTCAAGTGTCAAATATGGAGGAAGATATGAAAAGGGAATCCATTGATATTATTGATAATTCCTTGCTTAGTGAGCTTGATCCTTACAGGGTAGAGGAGGAAGGGACAATAAACGGTCAACTCCCAGAATATCAGGGGCATCAGATAAGCATTGATGATTCAGGTTATTTACAAACGATTGATTTTGTACCATTAATCGAGGAAGCATGTAAAGATGATCTCATTATTCGGCTAGAATACAAAGTGGGGAATTTTGTATTTGGCTCAACGCCATTGTTAACCTATTGGAAAAAGGAAGGAAACACAACCATTGATGAATTTAAATATAATAATATGTTTCATATAGGAGATGGACAAACAGAAATTCAAGATATTGAATTCAGCATCAATAAATTTGTTGAAATTGCAATTCGTGCCTTGGGAAATGATGACCCCACAACAGCAACTGGCACCATTTATGAGATTGGAGATTTACTTATCAACATCTCTCAGAAGGCGAAGTTTACCCCTTATTTAACTGATAAAGATTCTAACCTTCGTCTTATTTTACAAAATCTTAAATTTGACGATTATTTATATATTGGATTTGCCTCTACTCGTCATTATGCAAGAGATAACGTGGTCATTACCATTGAGTTATTGAAAGTCCTCAATGCGATTGCGCAAGGAGTGAGCAAACGAGATTATCCACATGTATGGGATTTTGCCGTATATACGGCAAGTGGATTCGAATATGAATATATGCATCATCTAGATAACGGGAAGTTTTACAATGCGCTTTTTAATATTGCCAAAACAACGGGACATGAGGAAGATTACAGAAACCTTACAGAAAAAACACCAAGGAAAGCGAATGAAGTGGAAAGCCTAGTGATGTCATAG